From the genome of Halomonas sp. I5-271120, one region includes:
- a CDS encoding flagella synthesis protein FlgN — protein MSLRESLERQRQRIASLEALLNNERQALFEGRVDGELLNRIAADKQEMLTQIERFETQRNQVQQRLGYGAGLEGASRAAADADCLSVWQALLEDAQRTARLNAINGGMIRQRLEQNQRMLNALREAAGNSLYGPNGQSEPRRSLVSSRA, from the coding sequence ATGAGTTTGAGAGAATCTCTCGAACGCCAGCGGCAGCGCATCGCTTCACTGGAAGCACTCTTGAACAATGAGCGACAGGCATTGTTCGAAGGCCGTGTCGACGGTGAGTTGCTCAATCGCATTGCCGCCGACAAGCAGGAAATGCTGACCCAGATTGAGCGCTTCGAGACCCAGCGCAACCAGGTACAGCAACGCCTTGGCTATGGCGCGGGCCTTGAAGGCGCTTCCAGGGCTGCCGCTGATGCAGACTGCCTTTCCGTCTGGCAAGCATTGCTGGAAGACGCTCAACGCACGGCACGTCTCAATGCCATCAACGGCGGCATGATTCGCCAGCGCCTCGAGCAAAATCAGCGCATGCTCAATGCGCTGCGCGAGGCAGCAGGCAATAGCTTATATGGTCCCAATGGCCAGTCTGAACCCCGCCGCAGCCTGGTGTCCTCACGCGCCTAA
- the flgM gene encoding flagellar biosynthesis anti-sigma factor FlgM, whose translation MKIDSSQSLTRLQQTDQTTTGKPAPAGNAQASATPTSASIAHLSQGSQNVSGDIDTARVEELRLAISEGRMEIDADKIADGLIASVQDILNGESS comes from the coding sequence TTGAAAATCGACAGCTCACAGTCTCTGACCCGCCTACAGCAGACGGATCAGACCACGACAGGCAAGCCCGCTCCCGCCGGCAACGCACAGGCATCGGCAACGCCGACCTCTGCATCAATCGCCCACCTGAGCCAGGGCAGCCAGAATGTCAGCGGAGACATCGACACCGCACGGGTCGAAGAACTCCGCCTTGCCATCAGCGAAGGCCGCATGGAAATCGACGCCGACAAGATCGCCGACGGCCTCATCGCTAGCGTCCAGGATATCCTCAACGGTGAGTCTTCATGA